A stretch of the Bubalus kerabau isolate K-KA32 ecotype Philippines breed swamp buffalo chromosome 11, PCC_UOA_SB_1v2, whole genome shotgun sequence genome encodes the following:
- the DDX31 gene encoding probable ATP-dependent RNA helicase DDX31 isoform X3 codes for MAAVSGVLPQVPEPRAAVFRTFSKPRPAHARRQAAATKRKCQASSEAPPAKRRSKASFLPAKKTAAKETRRTLKGKSQRTFSPKKPSAGARDGDQERKPGAKTSSLFKNNPEIPELPRPVVKQVQEKVFTSDAFQALDLHPHLISTINTVLKMSSMTSVQKQSIPVLLEGRDALVRSQTGSGKTLAYCIPVVQSLQAMQSKIQRGDGPYALILVPTRELALQSFDTVQKLLKPFAWIVPGVLMGGEKRKSEKARLRKGINILISTPGRLVDHIKSTKNIHFRQIRWLILDEADRILDLGFEKDLTVILNAVNAECQERQNVLLSATLTEGVARLADISLHDPVSISVLDESHDVSSPESEAFLEASPPQATDELDGFAIPAGLEQHVVVVPSKLRLVCLAAFILQKCKFERDQKVIVFFSSCELVEFHYTLFLQTLLSGSGALAPEHLPSTSTPLKFLRLHSALEQEERTAVFQDFTHSKTGILFCTDIAARGLDLPQVTWIVQYNAPSSPAEYIHRIGRTARIGCHGSSLLVLAPSEAEYVNSLASHKINVSEVKMEDILSVLTKDDCFKGRRGGGQFHTKWKISTWLPWWLRQ; via the exons CAAGCAGCGGCCACCAAAAGAAAATGCCAGGCGTCCAGCGAGGCTCCCCCAGCGAAACGGAGGAGCAAAGCCTCTTTTCTCCCGGCCAAGAAAACTGCCGCTAAAGAAACTCGCAGGACCCTGAAGGGGAAGTCACAGAGGACGTTTTCTCCCAAGAAGCCCTCAGCCGGCGCGAGGGATGGAGACCAGGAGCGGAAGCCGGGCGCCAAGACTTCATCACTGTTCAAAAACAACCCTGAGATCCCGGAACTCCCCAG ACCTGTAGTAAAGCAGGTGCAAGAAAAGGTGTTTACTTCAGATGCTTTTCAAGCCCTGGACCTCCACCCACATCTC aTTTCCACAATAAATACAGTCTTAAAAATGTCTAGTATGACCAG TGTTCAGAAGCAGAGCATCCCCGTGTTGCTGGAAGGCAGAGATGCCCTCGTGCGATCCCAGACGGGCTCAG GTAAAACTCTTGCCTATTGCATCCCTGTGGTCCAGTCTCTTCAAGCAATGCAATCCAAAATACAG CGTGGTGATGGCCCCTACGCTCTGATACTAGTGCCAACAAGAGAG CTGGCTCTGCAAAGCTTTGATACTGTCCAGAAACTGCTTAAG CCGTTTGCCTGGATTGTGCCTGGAGTGTTAatgggaggagagaagagaaaatcagaaaaggCCAG GCTCCGAAAAGGAATAAATATCCTTATCTCCACTCCTGGGCGCCTTGTGGATCATATAAAATCCACCAAGAACATCCATTTCCGTCAGATCCGTTGGCTGATTCTGGATGAAGCAGACAG AATCTTGGATTTGGGTTTTGAAAAGGACCTCACGGTGATCCTCAACGCTGTGAATGCCGAGTGCCAGGAACGACAGAACGTCTTGCTGTCGGCGACGCTCACGGAAG GTGTAGCACGGCTAGCTGACATCAGTTTACACGACCCTGTCAGCATCTCTGTCCTGGATGAAAGCCATGATGTGTCGAGCCCGGAGAGCGAAGCCTTTCTCGAAGCTTCTCCTCCACAGGCGACTGATGAGCTGGATGGCTTCGCCATCCCAGCCGGTCTCGAGCAGCATGTGGTGGTGGTCCCCAGCAAGCTGAGACTCGTCTGCCTGGCGGCCTTCATCCTGCAGAAGTGCAAG TTTGAGAGAGACCAGAAGGTGATCGTCTTCTTCTCAAGTTGCGAGCTGGTGGAGTTCCACTACACCCTCTTCCTCCAGACCCTGCTGAGCGGCTCTGGGGCCCTGGCCCCAGAGCATTTGCCATCCACCTCCACGCCGTTAAAATTTCTGCGGCTGCACAGCGCCCTGGAGCAAGAG gAAAGAACAGCAGTGTTTCAAGATTTCACGCATTCCAAAACAGGCATTCTTTTTTGCACG gATATTGCAGCTCGGGGCTTGGATCTCCCTCAAGTCACATGGATTGTCCAG TACAACGCTCCGTCTTCACCTGCCGAATACATCCACCGGATTGGGAGAACGGCCCGGATTGGCTGCCATGGGAGCAGCCTGCTCGTCTTGGCTCCTTCGGAGGCAGAATATGTCAACTCGTTGGCTTCTCACAAAATCAA CGTTTCTGAGGTGAAGATGGAAGACATTTTGTCTGTTCTGACAAAGGATGATTGTTTTAAAGGGAGACGAGGGGGAGGCCAG tttcacACTAAATGGAAAATTAgcacttggcttccctggtggctcagacagtaa